The following proteins are encoded in a genomic region of Sesamum indicum cultivar Zhongzhi No. 13 linkage group LG8, S_indicum_v1.0, whole genome shotgun sequence:
- the LOC110012429 gene encoding uncharacterized protein LOC110012429, translating to MSRNHIGKTMEVYVDDMLVKSQRPEDHLSHLEVAFAIMREYGMKLNPSKCTFRVGGGKFLGYMVSSRGIEANPEKIEAILQLKSPASIKDVQKLAGKLASLNHFISRSADRNLHFFKILRKSKEFKWTEECEQAFQELKKYLRTPSLLANPKTGDTLYLYLVVSENAVSSVLVREDRKIHNPVYYVSKMLQGAEKLYTSTEKLVLALVVTTRKLRSYFQSYRVVVLTNQPLKSILSRPEVSGRFVKWATELGEYDIDYQTRTSEKAQVLVDFVMEMSGESTSEQNTWMLHVDGSSNASNGGAGILIQGSKGVEIEIAAKLSSSTTNEAEYEALIMGLELAYEAGARALEVYTDSQLVAMQIEGSYETKEKTMMMYRNRAKSLMQRFTTCSIQQIPMSENDRVDALSKFRVLLTGIRNQKLTIMVKDRPAISEGDEIRNPKDFNIQQRNAIPGKANNSLVQRVKGSVELHSGRSSLSERANRTIIPTEIGEETQRVAAYDPTTNGEARTFDLVTVEEKREKAFARMLHHKGLIMRNSDKKLRKRELQIGDLVLKRVEVSKHVGKLDSGWEGPYKVVEIKKQGMYKLQDTYGKDLP from the exons ATGTCAAGAAACCATATTGGCAAGACCATGGAAGTTtatgtggatgacatgctCGTCAAAAGTCAGCGACCAGAAGATCATTTGTCGCATTTGGAGGTCGCCTTCGCCATCATGAGAGAATATGGGATGAAGCTCAACCCAAGTAAATGCACGTTCAGGGTCGGAGGCGGTAAATTTCTTGGGTACATGGTGAGCAGTCGTGGAATCGAGGCTAACCCAGAAAAAATCGAAGCAATCTTGCAACTGAAATCACCTGCCTCAATAAAGGATGTTCAGAAGCTAGCTGGTAAGCTCGCGTctttaaatcattttatttctagATCCGCAGATagaaatttacatttcttcaaaatattgagaaaatcTAAGGAATTTAAGTGGACCGAGGAATGCGAACAAGCGTTCCAAGAACTTAAGAAATATCTAAGAACCCCATCGTTGTTAGCGAACCCAAAGACAGGAGATACATTGTACCTATACCTGGTTGTCTCAGAAAATGCAGTTAGCTCCGTACTAGTAAGAGAAGATAGGAAAATACATAACCCAGTTTATTACGTTAGTAAGATGTTGCAAGGAGcggaaaaattatacacatcaACCGAAAAATTGGTATTGGCACTTGTAGTTACAACTCGGAAGCTGCGATCGTACTTCCAGTCCTACAGGGTCGTCGTACTCACAAATCAACCCCTTAAGAGTATACTATCTCGTCCAGAAGTGTCAGGAAGGTTTGTCAAATGGGCAACTGAGCTAGGAGAATATGACATTGATTATCAAACCCGAACGTCAGAGAAAGCGCAAGTCCTAGTTGACTTTGTGATGGAGATGTCTGGAGAGTCGACGTCGGAGCAAAACACTTGGATGTTACACGTGGACGGGTCGTCAAATGCAAGTAATGGCGGAGCAGGGATACTGATCCAAGGATCGAAGGGGGTAGAGATAGAGATTGCTGCAAAGCTCTCATCCTCAACCACTAACGAGGCAGAATACGAAGCGCTGATCATGGGGCTGGAACTAGCGTACGAGGCAGGAGCTAGAGCCTTGGAAGTATACACAGATTCGCAGTTAGTAGCTATGCAGATCGAAGGGAGCTATGAAACAAAAGAGAAGACCATGATGATGTATCGCAATAGGGCGAAATCTCTGATGCAAAGATTCACGACATGCTCGATCCAACAAATCCCAATGAGTGAAAATGATAGGGTAGATGCGTTGTCGAAGTTCAGAGTACTTTTGACGGGAATTAGGAACCAAAAGTTAACAATCATGGTAAAAGATCGACCAGCAATCTCAGAAGGGGACGAG ATTCGGAATCCCAAGGATTTTAATATCCAACAACGGAACGCAATTCCAGGGAAAGCAAATAACAGCTTGGTTCAAAGAGTTAAGGGTTCAGTAGAACTTCACAGTGGTCGGTCATCCCTAAGTGAACGGGCAAACAGAA CTATCATTCCTACAGAAATAGGCGAGGAGACGCAAAGGGTAGCTGCCTACGACCCCACGACCAATGGCGAAGCAAGAACCTTCGACCTTGTCACCGTGGAAGAAAAAAGGGAGAAGGCATTTGCAAGAATGCTTCACCACAAAGGACTGATAATGAGAAATAGTGACAAAAAATTGCGAAAGAGAGAGCTACAAATAGGTGACCTAGTTTTGAAAAGGGTCGAAGTTTCCAAGCATGTGGGAAAACTAGACTCTGGATGGGAGGGGCCATACAAAGTGGTCGAAATAAAGAAACAGGGAATGTACAAGCTTCAGGACACATATGGCAAAGATCTACCATGA